The following are encoded in a window of Bacteroidales bacterium genomic DNA:
- a CDS encoding CPBP family intramembrane metalloprotease: MVFHPFLQVKPAYLKLVYFIIIVACSLLLVNIFGLVLAVPFFGKSFIENLSSAPDYSDPLIIAQLKYLQVVNQLAIFIVPVLVFSMCAGKNISHYLKLSNKFKIFSLLIAAAIIILVLPLINLITEFNGNMSLPEQLGGVEKWMRDSEAEAAAVTNAFLDTATVGGFFINILMIAVLPAIGEEFFFRGVLQRLLGEWFKNVHVAVIVTAVIFSAFHLQFYGFLPRFLLGMFLGYIFYWSGSLWVPIIVHFINNGLAVVVAWLSARGMVDFNFETFGSSDNLFVIISSGVIVAGLMFVLFLSKKPEVRS, translated from the coding sequence ATGGTATTTCATCCTTTTCTGCAGGTAAAACCCGCATACCTTAAACTTGTGTACTTCATTATAATTGTTGCATGCAGCCTGTTACTCGTTAATATTTTCGGGCTGGTGCTGGCTGTGCCGTTTTTCGGGAAATCATTTATCGAGAACCTTTCCTCTGCTCCCGATTATTCTGACCCTTTAATTATTGCACAGTTAAAATATTTACAGGTCGTCAATCAGCTTGCCATATTTATTGTGCCGGTATTGGTTTTTTCTATGTGTGCAGGGAAAAATATCTCTCATTATTTAAAGCTTTCTAATAAATTTAAAATTTTTTCTTTATTGATAGCGGCAGCTATTATTATCTTGGTACTTCCTCTTATCAATCTTATTACAGAATTTAACGGCAACATGAGTTTGCCTGAGCAATTGGGAGGTGTTGAAAAATGGATGCGTGATTCCGAAGCCGAAGCAGCAGCTGTAACGAATGCTTTTCTGGATACTGCCACTGTGGGAGGATTTTTTATAAATATTCTGATGATTGCTGTCCTGCCTGCTATTGGAGAAGAGTTTTTTTTCAGGGGTGTGCTGCAGCGTTTGCTGGGAGAATGGTTTAAAAATGTTCATGTGGCAGTTATTGTAACTGCGGTGATTTTCAGTGCGTTTCACCTGCAGTTTTATGGCTTCCTGCCGCGCTTTTTGCTGGGGATGTTTCTGGGGTACATATTTTACTGGTCGGGCTCATTATGGGTGCCAATAATTGTACATTTTATAAATAATGGCCTGGCAGTGGTGGTTGCATGGCTGTCGGCAAGAGGAATGGTTGATTTTAATTTTGAAACTTTTGGCAGTTCAGATAATTTGTTTGTGATAATAAGCAGCGGGGTAATAGTTGCCGGGTTGATGTTTGTGCTTTTTTTGTCGAAGAAGCCGGAAGTCAGAAGTTAG
- the rsmI gene encoding 16S rRNA (cytidine(1402)-2'-O)-methyltransferase: MPKLYIIPTPIGNLEDITLRAARILKEANAILAEDTRTSSILLKHHAISNKLISYHQFNEHRNLQNIMLRLQSGETLAMISDAGTPGISDAGFLLIRECIANGIEVECLPGATAFVPALVVSGLPCNRFHFEGFLPHKKGRQTRLTFLADLQNTVVIYESPHRLLKTLEQCAETFGVERKAAVIRELTKIHEEISRGTLGELLAKYKEKPIKGEIVLIIEGKH, encoded by the coding sequence ATGCCGAAACTTTATATCATACCAACGCCTATTGGCAATCTTGAAGATATTACGCTGCGTGCCGCCCGTATCCTTAAAGAAGCTAACGCGATACTGGCCGAGGACACCCGCACCAGCAGTATATTGCTCAAACACCATGCTATCAGCAACAAGTTAATTTCTTATCACCAGTTTAATGAGCACCGCAACCTTCAAAACATTATGCTTCGGTTACAATCTGGTGAGACTCTGGCAATGATAAGCGATGCGGGAACTCCGGGAATTTCCGATGCTGGATTTTTGCTGATTAGAGAATGTATTGCCAACGGCATCGAGGTGGAATGCCTGCCGGGGGCCACGGCTTTTGTCCCGGCGCTTGTGGTTTCTGGCCTGCCCTGCAACCGCTTTCATTTTGAAGGGTTTCTGCCTCATAAAAAAGGAAGGCAGACGCGGCTTACTTTTCTTGCTGATTTACAAAACACGGTGGTTATTTATGAATCGCCGCACCGCCTGCTGAAAACCCTGGAGCAATGTGCAGAAACCTTTGGCGTTGAACGCAAGGCTGCCGTCATCAGAGAACTTACCAAAATCCATGAAGAAATTAGCCGCGGGACTCTTGGAGAATTGCTTGCAAAATATAAGGAAAAACCTATAAAAGGTGAAATTGTACTCATTATCGAAGGAAAACATTAG
- a CDS encoding four helix bundle protein translates to MFDFEKLEVYYKAKSFHSGIRKFINTQRLDVTTKNQLRRAAFSVVLNIAEGSGRFSKADRRNFFIISRSSIFECVAILDILKDEQMISYESFQAFYNDAEELSRILFALIKNLSS, encoded by the coding sequence ATGTTTGACTTCGAAAAACTTGAGGTTTATTATAAGGCAAAATCATTTCATTCTGGTATACGAAAGTTCATTAACACACAAAGGCTGGATGTTACAACTAAGAACCAACTAAGGAGAGCAGCTTTTAGCGTTGTGCTTAATATCGCAGAAGGTTCTGGCCGATTTTCTAAGGCTGACAGGCGCAATTTCTTTATCATTTCACGCAGTTCCATTTTTGAGTGTGTGGCAATTCTTGATATATTAAAAGATGAACAAATGATAAGTTATGAAAGCTTTCAGGCGTTTTACAATGATGCCGAAGAGTTATCAAGAATTCTGTTTGCTTTGATAAAAAACCTCAGCTCATGA
- a CDS encoding transposase, whose translation MSRNYKFHNPEGAYFTSFAVVEWLDVFTRNEYKQVIIDSLHYCQKEKGMEIFAWCIMTNHVHLIFRIVNGLLPEQVLGDFKRFTSKKIVREITENPRESRRELLLACFKESASKSSNVEGYQFWQHDNHPIELWSNKVIAEKINYIHTNPVEAGLVYKPEDYIYSSARDYCGEKGLVNDIIVVR comes from the coding sequence ATGAGCAGAAATTATAAGTTTCATAACCCAGAAGGAGCTTATTTTACAAGTTTTGCTGTGGTTGAGTGGCTTGATGTTTTTACAAGAAATGAGTATAAGCAAGTTATTATAGATAGTTTGCATTATTGTCAGAAAGAAAAAGGGATGGAGATATTTGCATGGTGCATCATGACAAATCATGTTCATTTGATTTTCAGAATTGTTAATGGGTTGTTGCCGGAACAGGTATTGGGAGATTTTAAAAGATTCACAAGTAAAAAAATTGTAAGAGAAATAACTGAGAATCCACGCGAAAGCAGACGAGAATTATTACTCGCATGCTTTAAGGAATCGGCATCAAAATCATCAAATGTAGAAGGATATCAGTTTTGGCAACATGATAATCATCCTATTGAACTTTGGAGTAATAAAGTAATTGCGGAAAAAATAAATTATATCCATACCAATCCTGTCGAAGCCGGTTTGGTTTATAAGCCGGAAGACTATATTTATAGCAGCGCCAGAGATTATTGTGGTGAAAAAGGATTGGTTAATGATATTATTGTAGTTAGATGA